One Solanum pennellii chromosome 10, SPENNV200 genomic region harbors:
- the LOC107032461 gene encoding allene oxide synthase 3 yields MANTKDSYHIITMDTKESSIPSLPMKEIPGDYGVPFFGAIKDRYDFHYNQGADEFFRSRMKKYDSTVFRTNAPPGPFNARNSKVIVLVDAVSYPILFDNSQVDKENYFEGTFMSSPSFNGGYKVCGFLGTSDPKHTTLKGLFLSTLTRLHDKFIPIFTTSITSMFTSLEKELSEKGTSYFNPISDNLSFEFLFRLFCEGKNPIDTSVGPNGPKIVDKWVFLQLAPLISLGLKFVPNFLEDLVLHTFPLPYFLVKRDHQKLYNAFYNSMKDILDEAEKLGVKRDEACHNFVFLAGFNSYGGLKVFFPSLIKWIGTSGPSLHARLVKEIRIAIKEAGGVTLSAIDKMPLVKSVVYETLRMDPPVPFQTVKARKNIIITNHESSFLIKKDELIFGYQPLATKDSKVFKNAEEFNPDRFVGYGEKLLKYVYWSNGKEIDNPSVNDKQCPGKDLIVLMGRLLVVEFFMRYDTFEIEFGKLLLGSKVTFKSLTKATS; encoded by the coding sequence aTGGCTAATACCAAAGACTCATACCACATAATTACAATGGATACCAAAGAATCTtcaattccaagtcttcctatGAAAGAAATTCCTGGTGATTATGGTGTCCCATTCTTCGGGGCGATAAAAGATCGTTACGATTTTCATTACAATCAAGGTGCTGATGAATTTTTCAGGTCTCGTATGAAAAAATATGATTCCACTGTCTTTAGAACCAATGCCCCTCCTGGTCCTTTCAATGCTCGTAACTCTAAAGTTATTGTCCTTGTAGACGCGGTTAGTTATCCCATCCTTTTCGATAACTCCCAAGTTGATAAGGAAAACTACTTTGAAGGTACTTTTATGTCCTCTCCATCTTTCAATGGTGGTTATAAAGTTTGTGGTTTTCTTGGTACTAGTGACCCTAAACACACCACCCTAAAAGGTCTATTCTTGTCCACACTAACTAGATTGCATGACAAGTTCATCCCTATCTTTACTACATCAATCACTTCAATGTTTACAAGTCTTGAAAAAGAACTATCTGAGAAAGGAACATCTTACTTCAATCCCATAAGTGATAACTTGTCATTCGAATTCCTCTTTCGATTGTTTTGTGAAGGGAAGAATCCAATTGATACAAGTGTTGGCCCTAATGGACCAAAAATTGTAGACAAATGGGTTTTTCTTCAACTAGCTCCATTGATTTCACTAGGGCTTAAGTTTGTACCAAACTTTCTTGAAGATTTAGTCTTGCACACTTTCCCTCTACCTTACTTCCTTGTAAAACGCGATCATCAGAAACTATACAACGCGTTCTACAACTCCATGAAGGATATTTTAGATGAAGCTGAGAAACTTGGAGTTAAAAGAGATGAAGCTTGTCATAACTTTGTTTTCCTAGCAGGATTCAATTCGTATGGCGGTTTGAAAGTGTTCTTCCCATCTTTGATCAAATGGATAGGTACATCAGGACCTAGTTTACATGCTAGGCTTGTTAAAGAGATCAGGATCGCGATTAAAGAGGCTGGAGGGGTAACTCTTTCAGCTATAGATAAAATGCCTCTTGTTAAGTCTGTGGTTTATGAAACCCTAAGGATGGATCCTCCGGTTCCATTCCAAACCGTTAAGGCTAGGAAGAATATAATCATTACTAATCACGAATCATCGTTCTTGATCAAGAAAGATGAATTGATATTTGGATATCAACCCTTAGCTACAAAGGATTCAAAAGTATTTAAGAACGCGGAGGAGTTTAATCCAGATAGATTTGTGGGATATGGAGAGAAGTTGCTTAAGTATGTGTATTGGTCAAATGGTAAAGAGATTGATAATCCAAGTGTGAATGATAAACAATGTCCTGGTAAAGATTTGATAGTGTTAATGGGAAGGTTATTGGTTGTGGAGTTTTTCATGCGTTATGAtacttttgaaattgaatttggaaAACTTTTGCTTGGTTCAAAGGTCACTTTCAAGTCATTAACTAAAGCAACATCATGA